The genomic stretch TAAGTCTCGTATAGGTTTTATTGCTGCGAAATCTCCTGTTAAAGCTCTACCTCCGAACAATTATAAGGAGAATAAGTCGCCGAATAGTGTTAAAGAGGAGGATGAGCATGAGGAAGCGTCGTCTATTCGGTGGCGGAAAGGTGAATTGATCGGGTGTGGCGCTTTTGGTAGGGTTTATATGGGGATGAATCTTAATTCCGGCGAGCTTCTTGCTGTTAAGCAGGTAATGCTTGTTGTTTTAATTAGGTTTTTTGAGGAATCTTTGATTTGATGTTGATTTGAAGTTAATTTAAGTTTGATACTGTGAATTGATGTAGGTTTTGATTGCGGTGAACGGTGCATCCAAGGATAAAGCTCAGGTCAGGGATAAAGAATGTTTGAAGTTTAGAATTGTGTTAGAAGGCTCTTGATCTATGATATTCTTACGATTTTGGTTTAGTAATTCATGTTCTTTATAAGAATTGTTATGAATTCGTTTTCgaaaatgttgtagtttatatGTGTTCACTTTAGGTATAGTTATCATTTAGATTTGGTCCAATTAGGTAGCACAATTGACTACATGAGTATGCTTTTAAACCGTCTTTCCTCGAATGATTATCCGTATCTTATGCTATTCTCAAAAGCTTTAGTTTAATCTGGTCAATCCAGAATCTAAAAGTAGTACTTATAACTGAGTATGCGTTTTCAAGCGTCTGTTTTGGCAAATGATTATCCATATCTTGTGCTTTTCGCAAAAGCTTTAGTTTAGTCTGTCCAATCCAGTATCTAAATTTAGCATAAGCGAGTGACTGAGTATTACGCTTCTTTGAATACTCTTCCTCTAGGATGTTATTGTACTTACCATTTTAGGCGTGTATGAAATGATGCTTGTAGTGTGTTAATTGCGCATGTTTCTTTGTGAACAGGCTCACATAAAGGAGCTTGAGGAGGAAGTGAAGCTTCTTAAGAATCTCTCACATCCAAATATTGTTGTAAGCATATTGCTGTTTCTCTTGTTTTAGGAAATGACGTGTTGTTAGATTTTGAACCATCGTTCTTCTTATCAGAGATATCTAGGGACTGCAAGAGAGGACGATGCATTAAATATTTTATTGGAGTTTGTTCCTGGTGGATCTATATCCTCCCTCTTAGGAAAGTTCGGGTCCTTTCCAGAGTCCGTAAGTGGATGATACTCTAATATTTTCTTCTCCAAAGAACTTGATTGGTTGTTACCATAAAAATTGGTTACATAATGTCCCATTGTCCAGGTTATACGAATGTACACTAAGCAGTTGCTGTTAGGCCTGGAATACCTGCACAAAAACGGAATTATGCATAGAGATATTAAGGTATTGCTTAGAAAGAAAACACTTCAATTCACAAGCTCCTCCTTAGTAATATTTTGAGAATACAAATATGTCTATTTTTGTCACTACTGCTGCTCATTCTCTGGGTTGCTACAGGGGGCAAACATCCTTGTTGATAATAAAGGTTGCATTAAACTTGCTGACTTTGGTGCATCGAAGAAAGTAGTTGAATTGGTGAATTTCTATTCTAATCTTTTTTTGTCATTGCGTGTGTTTCTTTGAAGGTGCATGGTAACTGATCTCGTTCTTCTTTTCTGCATGAACTTTCTTTACTATGATAGGCTACCATGACAGGGGCAAAGTCAATGAAAGGCACTCCTTATTGGATGGCTCCTGAAGTTATCCTTCAAACTGGTCATAACTTGTGAGTAATAAAATTTCAACTTTATTCTTGAACCCAGCATATGATTCTTTGAATAGTAGTTTTAGATCATTTAGCATTCTATTGGATCGTCTCTTCTTCTGATATAAGTCTCGGTTGCACGTTTTTGGTCAAGCATGAAGTATTGTTTGCATAAAAATTATATGCTTTTGAAATGAGGCTTGTGGTATAGTGGCTTAGCGAGGGGAAAACTAATGTATTCCTCCAGTTGCGCTAACACTTCTTCCTAAAACAATTGTGGGTGTTCCATTATGCTATTGGAAATCTCTGATTCCTCTCTACATTTATCTTAGTGACCATAGCTACGTAATTCAACCTTCAATATGATTTCTACCCTTGTGAGACTTAGAATCATAAACTCCGCCTCTGAGTGTTTTGGGCATTCACTGCGGGGTCCCAAGCCCGGAGAAAGGAGGAGGGTTGCGGTAGGTCTGTGGCAGCATAAAAACGCAGattttatggacatgaatcggaatTTGGACATAGTTGGGGCGTCTCCTCAGAAGCGGCGCGCTGCACTTCTTAGACCCCGGTGTAGTGAAAAGTATCGTTCACCCATAAACGGTTCTCAAGGATGATTATGTGATGCTCGGACTTGGATACGAGGATCCGACACGGATACGGATCCGAGTGTCGGATCCTTGAAATTTCAAAAACAAGGACTCGGATACGAGGATCCAAATTTAAATCTGGACTcggctaatttttttttttttgaaaaaattgaTTATTAGTttaaaaaatcaaagaaaaaaaaggaaaagtagTTTCTTCATGTTTAACATGAATGAAGACTTTATTACAGCATTAAATTGATGTCAAGATCACTCCTGATATAGGGCTGCTGTACAAAACAGAGATTAAAAACAAAACACTCTCACACCGATTTCTCATAGAAAGATCCGTCAAGGATCCATGTCCGGATTCGTGTCCGGATCCTGTCCAGTGGATCCTCAGGGTCAGGTGAAGGGTTCGAACCCagggatgattcatgtcagccgaccccaaatcattttgggattaaggctctgttgttgttgttgttgttgagactTTAGAATCATAGACTTATTTCTACCCTTGTGATCCCTTAAGGCCGTAACGTTGGGGTGGCCATAATAATATGTGGCTTCAATAGGACTGGTATAGAGATAGGTATTAGTGTATTATTGACATATGCGTAACGTTGAGGGGGGGATGTGAGACTTGAGAATCATAGACTTATTTCTACCCTTGTGATTTCTTAAGGCCGTAACATTGGGGTCGTCATAATGTATGTGGCTTCAATAGGACTGGTATAGAGATAGGTATTAATGTATTATTGACATGTAGATAACAGTCGTACAATACAAGAGTCCCCGTTGAAAGTTGTTCTTCCAATCTTTTAATGCTTTTGTGCAATTTAAGGGTCCAATTGAACTAGAttgtgattgtttttttttttttttttttttttaataacctCATATGCACTCTTGATAGATATATGAACATATATTCTTTGTTTATAAGAGACAAATTGACACTTACATTGATTATCGAACACCTCAGCTCTGCCGATATATGGAGCGTTGGCTGTACGGTCATTGAAATGGCAACTGGAAAACCTCCTTGGTGCCAGTATCAGGAGGTAAGTTCGTCCAGCTCAAAGCTGTGTTACATGAATCTGCTTAATCCTATTACTGCATTTCTTCATGTATTGGGAGCTGTTGTTCCTTTGTTATTAATGCATTTAGTTTCTGGTTCATCCAGGTGGCTGCTCTATTTCACATTGGAACTACAAAGTCTCCTCCTCCTATCCCTGAGCACCTATCAGCTGATGGAAAGGATTTCTTAAACAAGTGCTTACAAACGTAAGATGTTTGTCATATTTTACTGCTTGCCTTGCTCACATGTTTCTGGCGATTTACCTTTGAAATGGAACTCTAATACTGTATTAAGCTTCAAAAGTAAGCTGCTGGCTTGATTTACCTTTTCTGAACCCTCTGTTTCACATTTTGGCCACAGAGAAGCTAATTCTAGGGCCTCTGCTTCAGAACTGCTACAGGTATTTTACAATTTTTCCCAGTTCATTTTACTTTTTTGTTTGAAATAGCAGTAGATTATGATGCACGTTTTGGATACTTCACAGTCTCCTCCATTCGATTTATCTCCTTTTAAAATGCACGTTGAATTCCATTGTATTAGTAGCTCATTCTGCATAAGGGCTGCAAATGGGCCATAGTCTGCATCATGTAATATGCTGATAATATGTTTTCTTTTTGCAGCATCCTTTTGTCAATGAAGAATACCAAGAATCTCAACCTGTTTTTCGTCGTTCAGTCACTGTTAGTCTAATTGCAACAACTTTGTGAGTTTGTGCCTTATACTTTCATATGTCAATGTTATCACAGCTTATTGTGGCCTTAATGTCAGGAAATTGTGAAAAACAAGACTGCAACAACACCGGTGGATCAGAAAAGCATGTATGTGGAGTAGCATATATTATCAGTCCTTTTCTCTACTCACTCCTTTTAACGTCTATGTTGGCTGAGATTCATGGCTGTAGAGACCAAATAACTTGTTTACTTAATTCTTAAACAGCAGAAGCAATGCCACACGGACATTTAGTGGCGGTTTAAAAGACATTTGCAATTTGGGTAGTGTCGGATGCTCAACTGTTTATCCAGAGAATTTCTCCGGAACACAACCTCTTTGGGGCACAAACTGTAGTGATGACGACATGTGTGTCTTAGATGATAAAGACGATTTTTCTATGGGTGCGTCTGTTGACCTGAATCCAGCAATGCTCACAAATGACTGCACAGAGGTAGTAATTTTTCCTTTCTGttctttttttttgatgacgagggaaCCCGCAACCGTTACCTTCAGTAGTAAATTTTTGTAGCACATATATTGATTGAATTTATCCAAATTGCCATGAATTCACTAACAAGTGTTTTCAACAAGACAGAGTTTTAATCCTATGTGTGAGCCAAACGGTGATTGGGCTTGCAAGTTTGATCTTAGCCCCGAAGTTGGACGAAGCGACACAGAGTCGCTTCCCCGAGAAGATTGTGGCATTGCTGAATCATCTTGTAATGTGGTACCTGAGTTCACATTGCCAAGTGAACCATTAgccgatgatgaagaagaagttACTGAGGCAAAAATCAGGGCGTTCTTGGAAGAAAAGGTAAAATAAGATTGCAGGAATAACGATGAAATATGAGAATAGCACCAGAGTAGTAATTAACTTCAATGAGTTAACATGAAGTCACACATTTTTCCCTTAATATTTTACCTGTGCAGGCCTTAGATCTCGAGAAGCTGCAAGTCACGTTAAATACAGCCTCACCGACAGCTTGTGGGGTATTGGACCGTGATGCTCTGAGTAATTTGGTTACAAAGAGCAAGTCACCTAGCAGAGTACCTAGCAGAAGATTCTCAAATGTTGCTGATGTTTCCAAAAATGCGAGTCCTGTCAGCCATATCAAACCCATTTCAGATAAAAACCCTAGTGAACAATTAAAGGAGGTTCCTGAGGTCAAAGAGCTACAGAAGGAAGGTTTTATTTCAAGGTTAGTGAGTGGCATTTGTTTTCTTTTTGTGAAGCTTTGTACAATTATTTTACGGAGTATTAGTAGAGAATTTATTGTTGCAGTTCAAGCTTCGCTGAGCCTGAGAAGCAAAGACTGTGGAAGGAAGAACTCGATAAAGAAATCGAGGAGCAACGAGGTACACTTCATATTAATTTTTAATCCGCTTAATGTGTGTGTACCTAAGGCATCGGTGCTGAGTTGGTTATATCTTCAGCTTGATGCAAATTTTTGAATTGCTCACATTGTTACAAAGCATTTTACTGTTGCAGAAGCAGATCCGTTACAGAAACATTGTATAGTAAATTAGTAATCCATGAGAGTTAAGATTAGTTTTATGTCCTATATATAATGTATGTTTGGCCTCACttttaaaagtgtttttgaaCTTTTTAACATTTTTTGGCCACACATTTTAAAAGCTAAAAAGAAATTTCTCAAAAGACGAAAAACCATCTTTTTGCCCATAAAAAATAGAAGCAACAATTTGATGCttctgcttttgaaaaacacttttagaaaattaagcttgaaaaacaaaaactcgTTTTCAACAAGTTAGGCCAAACATGCTCATAGCCATGTTCACTCTTAAGGGTGTGTGTGGATACAAAAATGGGAGGTAAAGGGAGAGGAGGGGGAAGAAGGGAAGGGAAAAGGCGGGGCATGGAGTGAGTGAGTTTTCCTTCTAGATCTCTGCTTTGTTGGAGGaatttcaacttgacttgtagcctgtaggagggaaatggagggtcCCATCTTCACTCCCTCCACCACCTCCATTTTGCTT from Silene latifolia isolate original U9 population chromosome 2, ASM4854445v1, whole genome shotgun sequence encodes the following:
- the LOC141642293 gene encoding mitogen-activated protein kinase kinase kinase NPK1-like isoform X1, which produces MQELYGSVRRSLVFRPSTPSQGGGDDGGAFAGFGGFVDKIGSSIRKSRIGFIAAKSPVKALPPNNYKENKSPNSVKEEDEHEEASSIRWRKGELIGCGAFGRVYMGMNLNSGELLAVKQVLIAVNGASKDKAQAHIKELEEEVKLLKNLSHPNIVRYLGTAREDDALNILLEFVPGGSISSLLGKFGSFPESVIRMYTKQLLLGLEYLHKNGIMHRDIKGANILVDNKGCIKLADFGASKKVVELATMTGAKSMKGTPYWMAPEVILQTGHNFSADIWSVGCTVIEMATGKPPWCQYQEVAALFHIGTTKSPPPIPEHLSADGKDFLNKCLQTEANSRASASELLQHPFVNEEYQESQPVFRRSVTEIVKNKTATTPVDQKSIRSNATRTFSGGLKDICNLGSVGCSTVYPENFSGTQPLWGTNCSDDDMCVLDDKDDFSMGASVDLNPAMLTNDCTESFNPMCEPNGDWACKFDLSPEVGRSDTESLPREDCGIAESSCNVVPEFTLPSEPLADDEEEVTEAKIRAFLEEKALDLEKLQVTLNTASPTACGVLDRDALSNLVTKSKSPSRVPSRRFSNVADVSKNASPVSHIKPISDKNPSEQLKEVPEVKELQKEGFISSSSFAEPEKQRLWKEELDKEIEEQREKLAERLRQAGGKTSSPNKRVPCQQRERPPFASPPK
- the LOC141642293 gene encoding mitogen-activated protein kinase kinase kinase NPK1-like isoform X2, which produces MQELYGSVRRSLVFRPSTPSQGGGDDGGAFAGFGGFVDKIGSSIRKSRIGFIAAKSPVKALPPNNYKENKSPNSVKEEDEHEEASSIRWRKGELIGCGAFGRVYMGMNLNSGELLAVKQVLIAVNGASKDKAQAHIKELEEEVKLLKNLSHPNIVRYLGTAREDDALNILLEFVPGGSISSLLGKFGSFPESVIRMYTKQLLLGLEYLHKNGIMHRDIKGANILVDNKGCIKLADFGASKKVVELATMTGAKSMKGTPYWMAPEVILQTGHNFSADIWSVGCTVIEMATGKPPWCQYQEVAALFHIGTTKSPPPIPEHLSADGKDFLNKCLQTEANSRASASELLQHPFVNEEYQESQPVFRRSVTEIVKNKTATTPVDQKSISNATRTFSGGLKDICNLGSVGCSTVYPENFSGTQPLWGTNCSDDDMCVLDDKDDFSMGASVDLNPAMLTNDCTESFNPMCEPNGDWACKFDLSPEVGRSDTESLPREDCGIAESSCNVVPEFTLPSEPLADDEEEVTEAKIRAFLEEKALDLEKLQVTLNTASPTACGVLDRDALSNLVTKSKSPSRVPSRRFSNVADVSKNASPVSHIKPISDKNPSEQLKEVPEVKELQKEGFISSSSFAEPEKQRLWKEELDKEIEEQREKLAERLRQAGGKTSSPNKRVPCQQRERPPFASPPK